The following are from one region of the Stanieria cyanosphaera PCC 7437 genome:
- a CDS encoding TerC family protein: MLEQLIDSLVSSGAKIPLVLLILVALEAVLSADNAIALAAIAQSLEKGEQQQKALNIGLLLAYVLRISLILTATWVVKFWQFELLGAVYLLWLVFNYFTTPETQNEQHHHLSFSSLWQIIPLIAVTDLAFSLDSVTTAIAVAEDTWLIVVGGTIGVITLRFLAGLFIRWLEEYTYLEDAGFITVGFVGLRLLLKVIAPELVPPEWVMLALIFVLFVWGFSKRNPLETSEDQQEINS; this comes from the coding sequence ATGCTAGAACAATTGATCGATTCTTTAGTATCTTCTGGAGCTAAAATTCCTCTAGTACTGTTAATTTTAGTCGCGTTAGAAGCCGTGTTATCAGCCGACAATGCGATCGCCTTGGCTGCCATTGCTCAAAGTTTGGAAAAAGGCGAACAACAACAAAAAGCTCTCAATATTGGCTTATTATTGGCTTATGTTTTAAGAATATCTTTGATTTTGACAGCAACTTGGGTGGTCAAGTTTTGGCAGTTTGAATTATTAGGAGCAGTTTATTTACTATGGTTAGTGTTTAATTATTTTACAACTCCTGAAACTCAAAACGAGCAACATCATCATTTAAGTTTTTCTTCTCTTTGGCAAATTATTCCGCTCATTGCCGTAACAGATTTAGCTTTTTCTCTCGATAGTGTTACTACCGCCATTGCTGTAGCTGAAGATACCTGGTTGATTGTGGTTGGCGGTACTATTGGTGTGATTACTTTAAGATTTTTAGCTGGGTTATTTATTCGTTGGCTAGAAGAATATACTTATTTAGAAGATGCAGGCTTTATTACTGTTGGTTTTGTGGGTTTGCGTTTATTGTTAAAAGTTATTGCACCTGAATTAGTACCGCCAGAATGGGTGATGCTCGCACTGATCTTTGTTTTGTTTGTGTGGGGTTTTTCTAAACGTAATCCCTTAGAAACTTCTGAAGATCAGCAAGAAATTAATTCTTAA
- a CDS encoding carbohydrate kinase family protein, which produces MTNHRHTRVICLGEILFDCLADQIGLSLPEVTSWTAYPGGAPANVACALVKLGIPAAFIGCVGKDSAGEELIQLLDAVGVNRTGVQRHETEPTRQVYVLRSTTGDRQFAGFGDNPVDGFADAYLQADELPIELFVEAEYLVIGTLELAYPETRVAVFRALELADQYHLKIVLDVNWRPMFWEDETEALPLIQQLWQYVDFVKLAEEEAQWLFQTTDAAAIAHKLNSVEGVLVSGGDAQVSYCLSDNAGRVTPFSVEVIDTTGAGDAFLAGFIAQLCQHKLSSLSEPEIAREIVTYACAVGGLTTTKPGAIAAQPTTMEVEAFLQKQKNSS; this is translated from the coding sequence GTGACCAATCATCGCCATACTCGCGTTATCTGTTTGGGAGAAATCTTGTTTGATTGTCTAGCTGACCAAATTGGACTTTCTTTACCAGAAGTTACTTCTTGGACAGCTTATCCAGGAGGCGCACCTGCCAATGTCGCTTGTGCTTTAGTTAAATTAGGTATTCCTGCTGCTTTTATTGGTTGTGTGGGGAAAGACTCAGCAGGAGAAGAATTAATTCAGCTTTTAGATGCAGTTGGGGTAAATAGGACAGGCGTACAACGTCATGAAACCGAACCAACTAGACAAGTTTATGTGTTACGTTCTACTACAGGAGATCGTCAATTTGCTGGATTTGGAGACAACCCAGTAGATGGTTTTGCAGATGCTTATCTTCAAGCTGACGAATTACCGATAGAACTTTTTGTTGAAGCAGAATATTTAGTGATTGGGACTTTAGAGTTGGCTTATCCAGAAACTAGAGTTGCTGTTTTTCGAGCTTTAGAATTAGCCGATCAATATCATCTCAAAATAGTTTTAGATGTCAATTGGCGACCAATGTTTTGGGAAGATGAAACAGAAGCTTTACCTTTGATTCAACAGCTTTGGCAATACGTGGATTTTGTTAAATTAGCAGAAGAAGAAGCTCAATGGTTGTTTCAAACAACTGATGCAGCAGCGATCGCACATAAACTTAATTCAGTAGAAGGAGTTTTGGTGAGTGGAGGCGATGCCCAAGTGAGTTATTGCCTCAGCGATAATGCAGGTAGAGTAACTCCTTTTTCGGTTGAGGTTATAGATACGACTGGCGCAGGAGATGCGTTTTTAGCTGGATTTATTGCTCAATTGTGTCAACACAAACTGAGTAGTCTAAGCGAGCCTGAGATTGCCCGCGAAATTGTTACTTATGCTTGTGCGGTTGGAGGTTTAACTACCACTAAACCAGGTGCGATCGCTGCTCAACCGACAACTATGGAAGTAGAAGCTTTTCTTCAGAAACAAAAAAATTCTTCGTAG
- a CDS encoding AMP-dependent synthetase/ligase, with product MKNLSLDYTSIQSLPEIWAIAASKFGNTIALDDPHAQPEVKITYQELSVKINQFAAGLQALGVQPFAKVALFADNSPRWFIADQGIMMAGAANVVRSANAEQQELLYILEHSDSSALVVENLKTLNKLGSSVADLPIELIVLLSDETPQSELSIQIVNFEQLMETGKNHSLQPVQQTKENLATLIYTSGTTGKPKGAMLSHGNLLHQVNNLTSIIKADVGDRVLSILPSWHAYERSAEYFLFAQGCTLYYTNLRSLKSDLQKYQPHYMVAVPRLWESIYEGVQKQFREQPPSKQKLINYFFEIAEEYIEARRIAEGMSLEHLNLSVGARLLAKTKASLLLPLYNLGDRIVFKKVRQAVGSNVKTLVNGGGSLAKHLDDFYEIVKIPLLVGYGLTETSPVTNARTLKHNFRGTAGKPIPETEIKIVDPQTRQTLPQGQQGLVLIRGPQVMQGYYKNPEATAKAIDPEGWFDSGDLGWVTPDNDLILTGRAKDTIVLSNGENIEPQPIEDACVRSPYIDQIMLVGQDQRALGALIVPNLDALQQWATNQKLNLNLPAPNTSLAEISQSDLYSKPVQNLFRQELNSQVQNRPGYRADDRIGTFRLILEPFSQENGTMTQTLKIKRPVVQQRYQQLIDSMFADK from the coding sequence ATGAAAAATTTATCTTTGGACTATACTTCAATTCAATCTCTTCCCGAAATTTGGGCGATCGCAGCAAGCAAGTTTGGTAATACAATTGCTTTAGACGATCCTCATGCTCAACCTGAAGTAAAAATAACCTATCAAGAGTTATCGGTAAAAATTAATCAATTTGCTGCTGGTTTACAAGCATTAGGAGTTCAACCGTTTGCCAAAGTTGCACTATTTGCTGATAATAGTCCTCGTTGGTTTATTGCCGATCAAGGAATTATGATGGCAGGAGCAGCTAATGTAGTACGTTCTGCTAATGCCGAACAACAAGAATTACTGTACATTCTTGAACATAGTGATAGTAGTGCTTTAGTCGTAGAAAATCTTAAAACTTTAAATAAATTAGGTTCTTCTGTTGCAGATTTACCTATCGAATTAATTGTTTTACTTAGTGATGAAACCCCTCAAAGTGAGCTATCGATTCAGATCGTTAACTTTGAGCAATTAATGGAAACAGGGAAAAATCATTCTCTTCAACCAGTACAACAAACCAAAGAAAACTTAGCTACTCTCATTTATACTTCTGGAACAACGGGCAAACCCAAAGGTGCAATGCTTTCCCACGGCAACTTATTGCATCAAGTCAATAATCTCACTTCAATTATTAAAGCAGATGTAGGCGATCGCGTTTTAAGTATTCTTCCTAGTTGGCACGCTTACGAACGTAGCGCAGAATATTTTCTGTTTGCTCAAGGTTGTACTCTTTATTATACTAACCTGCGATCGCTAAAAAGTGATCTGCAAAAATATCAACCTCATTATATGGTTGCCGTTCCCCGTTTATGGGAATCAATTTATGAAGGAGTGCAAAAACAATTTCGCGAACAACCACCCAGCAAACAAAAACTAATCAACTACTTCTTTGAAATTGCTGAAGAATACATTGAAGCAAGGCGAATTGCTGAGGGAATGAGTTTAGAACATCTTAATCTTTCTGTTGGTGCAAGATTATTAGCTAAAACTAAAGCAAGCTTATTATTACCTCTCTACAATTTAGGCGACCGGATCGTCTTTAAAAAAGTTCGTCAAGCAGTAGGCAGTAACGTCAAAACTCTAGTTAACGGTGGTGGTTCTTTAGCAAAACATTTAGATGATTTTTATGAAATAGTTAAAATACCCCTTTTAGTTGGTTATGGACTGACAGAAACCTCTCCTGTGACTAACGCCCGTACTTTAAAACATAATTTTCGAGGTACAGCAGGAAAACCCATTCCTGAAACAGAAATTAAAATAGTTGATCCGCAAACCCGACAGACTCTTCCTCAAGGGCAACAAGGATTAGTTTTAATTCGGGGGCCTCAAGTAATGCAAGGATACTATAAAAATCCTGAAGCAACAGCAAAAGCGATCGATCCTGAAGGTTGGTTTGACAGTGGTGATCTTGGTTGGGTCACACCAGATAACGATCTAATTTTAACAGGAAGAGCAAAAGATACGATTGTCTTAAGTAATGGTGAAAATATTGAACCACAACCGATTGAAGATGCTTGTGTTCGTAGTCCTTATATTGATCAAATCATGTTAGTTGGACAGGATCAGCGTGCATTAGGAGCTTTAATTGTTCCTAATTTAGATGCGCTACAACAATGGGCAACAAATCAAAAACTCAATCTTAATTTACCTGCTCCTAATACTTCTTTAGCAGAAATTAGCCAAAGTGACTTATACAGCAAACCAGTTCAAAACTTATTTCGCCAAGAATTAAATTCCCAAGTTCAAAATCGTCCTGGTTATCGTGCTGATGACCGAATAGGAACATTTCGGTTAATTTTAGAGCCTTTTTCTCAAGAAAACGGGACGATGACCCAAACTCTTAAAATTAAACGTCCTGTAGTGCAACAACGTTATCAACAACTGATAGATAGTATGTTTGCCGATAAATAA
- the hflX gene encoding GTPase HflX, whose protein sequence is MDTIYGNLKGLKPSQLKQLQRLYHQKLPGDRLTTVEFAQRLAAISTEINQVVCAYVNRRGQVIRVGVGTPHQTQIPPLELPRYGAERLCGIRCLATKLKQEPPKEASLTAMVRQRLDALVILTLTGTGMTRRGGGATGYVKETYLAHLVPQSELNLDNQNYWSVSPPLSLDLLSKQDFLSLVEGLETEFEREYLGQEVDANRDRVVIVGLQTDRISQEQFENSLQELTRLVDTAGGEVIYTIQQKRPQSHPQTVVGAGKVEEIALKVQTLGASLVVFDRDLSPAQVRNLETQFGVRVVDRTEVILDIFAQRAQSRAGKLQVELAQLEYMLPRLIGRGEAMSRLGGGIGTRGPGETKLETERRGIQKRIARLQQDVNQLQAHRSRLRQQRQKQEIPTVAIAGYTNAGKSTLINALTSADVYTADQLFATLDPTTRRLVVPDAVTGEARTILLTDTVGFIEELPPSLVDAFRATLEEVIEADALLHVVDLSHPAWENQIRSVMKILQEMPIAPGPILIAFNKLDQVDSETLARAREEFPLAVFISASQRFGLETLRQKLGELVHYAGDGSRAAKEE, encoded by the coding sequence ATCGATACTATCTACGGAAACCTCAAAGGACTTAAACCTAGTCAACTCAAGCAGCTACAAAGACTGTATCATCAGAAGCTGCCTGGCGATCGCTTGACAACGGTCGAATTTGCTCAAAGACTAGCAGCAATCAGTACAGAGATTAATCAAGTTGTCTGTGCTTATGTGAACCGTCGTGGACAAGTAATTCGAGTAGGAGTGGGAACTCCCCATCAAACCCAAATTCCTCCTTTAGAATTACCTCGTTACGGTGCAGAACGTCTCTGTGGCATTCGTTGTCTTGCCACCAAACTCAAACAAGAACCACCTAAAGAAGCTAGTCTTACGGCTATGGTACGTCAGAGATTAGATGCATTAGTTATTCTGACCTTGACAGGAACAGGAATGACCAGAAGAGGTGGTGGAGCGACTGGTTACGTCAAAGAAACGTATTTAGCTCATTTAGTGCCTCAATCAGAGTTAAATCTGGACAATCAAAATTATTGGTCAGTATCACCACCCTTAAGTTTAGACCTGCTCAGTAAACAAGACTTTCTTAGTTTGGTTGAAGGCTTAGAAACCGAATTTGAGCGAGAATATTTAGGGCAAGAAGTAGATGCAAATCGCGACCGCGTCGTCATTGTCGGTCTACAAACTGACCGCATTAGTCAAGAACAATTTGAAAATTCTTTACAAGAATTAACTCGTTTGGTGGATACCGCAGGCGGAGAAGTTATCTACACCATTCAGCAAAAACGCCCTCAATCTCATCCTCAAACTGTAGTAGGTGCAGGCAAAGTTGAAGAAATCGCCCTCAAAGTTCAAACTCTAGGAGCTAGTTTAGTCGTATTTGACCGAGATCTTTCTCCTGCTCAAGTACGAAATTTAGAAACCCAATTTGGAGTAAGAGTAGTAGATCGAACTGAGGTAATTTTAGATATTTTTGCTCAACGCGCCCAATCTCGTGCAGGAAAATTACAAGTAGAACTAGCTCAATTGGAATATATGCTACCTCGTCTGATTGGCAGAGGGGAAGCAATGTCTCGTTTAGGAGGTGGAATTGGAACTAGAGGTCCCGGTGAAACTAAACTCGAAACTGAACGCCGTGGGATTCAAAAACGAATTGCTCGTTTACAACAGGATGTCAATCAACTCCAAGCGCATCGTTCGCGTTTACGTCAACAACGTCAAAAACAAGAAATTCCCACAGTCGCGATCGCGGGTTATACTAATGCAGGGAAATCTACCTTAATTAACGCTTTAACCAGTGCTGATGTTTATACAGCAGATCAGTTGTTTGCTACTCTCGATCCGACTACTCGGCGTTTAGTTGTTCCTGATGCTGTTACAGGGGAAGCACGGACGATTTTATTAACCGATACGGTTGGTTTTATTGAAGAATTACCACCTTCTTTAGTTGATGCTTTCCGAGCTACTTTAGAAGAAGTTATCGAAGCAGATGCTTTACTCCACGTAGTCGATTTATCCCATCCTGCTTGGGAAAATCAAATTCGTTCAGTCATGAAAATTTTACAAGAGATGCCCATCGCTCCTGGTCCAATTTTAATTGCTTTTAATAAGTTAGACCAAGTTGATAGTGAGACTTTAGCAAGGGCAAGAGAAGAGTTTCCTCTAGCGGTATTTATTTCTGCTAGTCAGCGATTTGGTTTAGAAACCCTACGGCAAAAATTAGGGGAATTGGTTCATTATGCTGGTGATGGCAGTCGAGCAGCTAAAGAAGAATAA
- a CDS encoding YlqD family protein, which translates to MDYVSSSLMLKRPVTVKAIVTTRWKEEVQVQLQGQIQQLDEQMQQIDMQGQRTIEEIQKKGASNPQIDNIKSQVNQKKSELLNKKNQLLQQLQQVQLLELDQEVVQAQMESFFRIEKGDNLVRKLNVEVVLRDGVVEEIRGEL; encoded by the coding sequence ATGGATTATGTAAGCTCTAGTTTGATGCTTAAAAGACCTGTTACGGTCAAAGCAATTGTTACTACCCGTTGGAAAGAAGAAGTACAAGTTCAACTGCAAGGTCAAATTCAACAGCTTGACGAACAGATGCAGCAGATAGATATGCAGGGACAAAGAACTATCGAGGAAATCCAGAAAAAAGGAGCTAGTAACCCGCAAATCGATAATATTAAGTCTCAAGTTAATCAGAAAAAAAGTGAATTGCTCAATAAAAAAAATCAATTGCTACAACAACTTCAACAAGTACAGTTACTAGAATTAGACCAAGAAGTAGTTCAAGCGCAGATGGAAAGTTTCTTCAGAATTGAAAAAGGTGACAATCTTGTTAGAAAACTTAATGTTGAAGTAGTGTTAAGAGATGGCGTAGTTGAAGAAATTCGCGGAGAACTCTAG
- a CDS encoding DALR anticodon-binding domain-containing protein — protein MDNNVSKNTFLDKFFKLHLKFDSIAIKYSLQQQLEYAINSYQQQHNFYVLSQSLVTLIPEKIILSRSHKTNSNKVKYRCAICFPLASQWQLSPLMLAKELIQIFTSIQNCSQETSLEFELELIASGWIDLSLKESSLINWLGQLIAFLETTTTVNENNHLCNHNNLFSLQYVHARCCSLLRLGEREGLIKLKASNFAVGSWNLLASCSFSGLNSQGNFFLNDESDRTLILELVNLVDVFASSQSFNCFKLAENLSQTMLDFEANCRIFGRINPQLAQARLGLVALVQYFLALLLQQLGVIPLSEL, from the coding sequence ATGGATAACAATGTATCAAAAAATACCTTTTTAGATAAGTTTTTTAAACTACATCTCAAGTTTGATTCCATTGCTATTAAATATTCTCTGCAACAGCAGCTAGAGTACGCAATTAATTCATATCAACAACAACATAATTTTTATGTCCTATCACAATCTTTAGTTACCTTAATACCAGAAAAAATTATTTTATCTCGTTCCCATAAAACTAATTCAAACAAGGTTAAGTATCGTTGCGCCATTTGTTTTCCTCTAGCTAGTCAGTGGCAATTGTCACCTCTTATGTTGGCAAAAGAGCTAATTCAAATTTTTACAAGCATTCAAAATTGTTCTCAAGAAACCAGTCTGGAGTTTGAGCTTGAATTAATAGCTTCAGGTTGGATTGATTTGTCTTTAAAAGAATCAAGTTTGATCAATTGGTTAGGTCAACTGATTGCATTTCTAGAGACAACCACCACAGTCAATGAAAATAACCATTTATGTAATCATAATAATTTGTTTTCCTTACAATACGTTCATGCACGTTGTTGTTCTTTGTTACGTTTAGGAGAACGAGAAGGTTTAATTAAACTGAAAGCTAGTAATTTTGCTGTTGGTAGTTGGAATCTGCTTGCTTCCTGTTCTTTTTCTGGGTTAAATAGCCAAGGAAATTTTTTCCTCAATGATGAAAGCGATCGCACTTTGATTCTTGAACTAGTCAATCTGGTTGATGTTTTTGCTAGTTCTCAATCTTTTAATTGTTTCAAATTAGCAGAAAATCTAAGTCAAACAATGCTCGATTTTGAAGCTAATTGCCGTATTTTTGGCAGAATTAACCCTCAATTAGCCCAAGCAAGGTTGGGATTAGTAGCATTAGTACAGTATTTTTTAGCTTTACTACTACAACAATTAGGCGTGATCCCCTTGAGTGAACTATAG
- a CDS encoding Crp/Fnr family transcriptional regulator: protein MHFSENSAEASRPFLTWQRIIDWGHTHYRDRIFRKDERVPARPGLLYLVNKGAIRLVGAAQSSIVNFDDGESSEPPSDLPEEAFLGFVDAGQPFEIVAQSPFNLQAYAHVDRTEVVWMYWHDLDNWPHFRKEVYESFRYQHQRKLLWLSALGQRRTIERLMNFLTLLIEEYGEPCENGYCLPYLLTHAQIGSAIGSTRVTVTRLMGKLRRQGLISIQEDNLICMPHWETAKNYKEK, encoded by the coding sequence ATGCACTTCTCCGAAAATTCCGCAGAGGCATCTCGCCCATTTTTAACTTGGCAGAGGATCATCGATTGGGGTCATACCCATTATCGCGATCGCATTTTCAGAAAAGATGAACGTGTTCCGGCTCGTCCTGGATTACTATATTTAGTAAACAAGGGTGCTATTCGTCTAGTAGGTGCTGCTCAAAGTAGCATAGTTAACTTTGATGATGGCGAATCCTCCGAACCTCCATCTGATTTACCAGAAGAGGCTTTTTTAGGATTTGTTGATGCCGGTCAACCCTTTGAAATTGTGGCACAATCTCCTTTTAATCTTCAAGCTTATGCCCATGTAGACCGAACTGAAGTAGTTTGGATGTACTGGCATGACTTAGATAATTGGCCTCATTTTCGTAAAGAGGTTTATGAATCATTTCGTTATCAGCATCAGCGTAAATTGTTATGGCTTAGTGCTTTAGGGCAAAGACGAACCATTGAACGACTGATGAATTTTCTGACTTTATTGATAGAAGAATATGGAGAACCTTGTGAGAACGGCTATTGTCTACCTTATCTTTTGACTCATGCTCAAATTGGTAGTGCGATCGGTTCAACCAGGGTAACTGTTACCCGTTTAATGGGAAAACTACGTCGCCAAGGTTTGATTTCAATTCAAGAGGATAACCTGATTTGTATGCCTCATTGGGAAACAGCCAAAAATTACAAAGAAAAGTAG